The Halorhabdus sp. BNX81 genome includes a region encoding these proteins:
- a CDS encoding DUF5807 family protein, with amino-acid sequence MTDTTEFLAGERPEDIAFFLHEDSVSNLESLEDHATTVENGIVLVLPGEEGRSAFQSVVGMDPMGLAQQAMDTPGEIHDDLTGGNCPVSGEDPEADHTAKFVFAFAEAQNEEVGGLYADGDVIHAYAVCTCGETYSEKWLAEETA; translated from the coding sequence ATGACCGATACGACGGAGTTTCTGGCTGGCGAACGCCCCGAGGACATCGCCTTCTTTCTCCACGAGGACAGCGTCTCGAACCTCGAATCACTCGAAGACCACGCAACGACTGTCGAGAACGGTATCGTCCTCGTTCTCCCGGGTGAAGAAGGCCGGAGCGCGTTCCAATCGGTCGTCGGGATGGATCCGATGGGGCTGGCCCAGCAGGCGATGGATACGCCGGGCGAGATTCACGACGATCTGACCGGTGGCAATTGCCCGGTGAGCGGCGAGGACCCCGAAGCCGATCACACGGCCAAGTTCGTGTTCGCGTTCGCCGAAGCCCAAAACGAGGAGGTCGGCGGGCTCTACGCCGACGGTGACGTGATCCACGCCTACGCCGTCTGTACCTGCGGGGAGACCTACAGCGAGAAGTGGCTCGCCGAAGAGACGGCGTGA